From the Manihot esculenta cultivar AM560-2 chromosome 14, M.esculenta_v8, whole genome shotgun sequence genome, the window TACGATGCTGTCCTGAACACGGTACCTATTCTCAccaaccttttctttttctttgtttatgTTTCTCTCTGTTCATACTTCTACGTCGACGATGAGTGACCATAACATACTTGTGGGTGTTGATTAGTCAATGCTACGtctgtttgttttgttgtccGTAGAGCATTGGGTCTGCAGAGATAGCGACGACAGGAACAGGGTGTTTGGACACAGGGCAATATATGTACCACAAGGGGACAACGATAGCTTCTTCGTTAGGAAACGCGCATTGTATTGAGAATTGGGGAGACTCAGGGATGGCAGATAACAGCCAACAGACTGACACTTCAACAGATGTTGATACTGATGATAGAAACCAGGTATTTTTTGGCGTCTCTTTCTCTGCAAATATGCTGTGTTTCTTTTTTAtatgctttatttttttttgtttgttttcttgTATGGGAATATTTTTTGGCTTAATGGTGGTGGGTCACCTTTGAAATTGAGAAACTGTAAATTTGCTTATTCGAGTCCTAGTTTATTTTAAACTTGTTCTAGATTTTGTAGAATAATATGCTTTTAGCCTGACTTAAGAGGACCCAAGCTAAAAGTATTGACAGCAAATTAACTATTCCATTTAGCTTAAGCCTGATGCCTGTTAAGCTGAAATTCCAAATCCTACCGAAGTTTAACACTTTTGGCTTATTCTACTTATTAAACAACTGCAAGTGCTTGCTGACCGCCAACCCCAAAAGGTTAAGATATTGATACTAGTTTCTGATTGAAGATTTTTATTGAATATGTAGCTTCACGGAGTCCAGCATGGTACTGTTATGGTTGTGGATTCCATGGaaaaatccaaggcaaaagctGGTGATCAAAAGGTTATTGATATGATGCTTCTTCAGTAGTAGTTGTAGCAGAATTGTTTTGTTCTTGAAAGTCAAGTTTAAGTTTGATTCATGTTTGCTTTGTGCAGACTCTCCGAAGGCTGGCTCAGAATCGTGAGGCTGCAAGGAAGAGTCGACTTCGGAAGAAAGTATTCTGTCTCCTTTAGCTACATGTCTATTTACATGgataattgaaaatttcaaaTGTTTATAAGTCTTGATGTACTATTTTCcatatagttttatttattttgccaTCTATCATCCAACTAGACTAGCCTAGAGGTACCTTTGGAGCATTGAAACATGATGAGGCGATGTAATTCTCAGTTTGGCTCATCAACTAGCCTTTCGCACATATTCATAATCTGCAATGCATGCCGGTGTGAAACATTTAGCCTTTAGCATGTGTTATTTTGTTGTTGCTTGACATGATTAGGGAAATACTTATAAAGCTGTCTGCATGGCCTAAATAATTTGTTACACCTAAATTAACTGGCATCATCATCTTCCTAATGTCTTAAGTTAATGAATGAAGAATATTGGACTATTTATAGGTTTTGGTTTTGGATAGGCTTATGTCCAGCAACTTGAGAGTAGTCGACACAGGCTTGCACAATTAGAGCAAGAGCTTCAACGAGCTCGGCAGCAGGTGTAAGAAATAACCCTCTTTTTGCGAAATAGAAATGTTAGTGAAATATGTTGAAAGTGGCCTAGTTATCTTCAATGCATAGTGGACTAAAATCTCCTCTATCCCTGGCTTTCACAATTGTTGCAGGGAATTTTTGTTGCCTCTGGACTTTCAGGAGATCATGGGGCTGGCAATGGTAAGGGATTTTTGGAGTTTTTATAGACAATACTAGCTTCAGTTCCGTGTTTAACATGACTAAGGCTTGTGCAGGAGTCGATTTCACTATTTTTCATTCTTTAGGTTCTTAGCTAGCTGGACAGAAATTAGTTGTAGgaaattaattgataaaaattcaTGTTTCCTAtgcctgattttttttttcttgttattaTTCATGTAAAAATGTGATAACCTGGTGTTTGTATGTGATTCTCTCTCTCTTGCTTTAATAGCATTTGATATTGCTGCTTCTGAGCAAAGCAGTGAGTCATTTGGATAATATTTGATAGAAGCAATGTTTATGGGAGATGTGAGATTTCTTTTAGGTAGGTTTGATGGAACTGATGAAGGATTTTGAAGAACTAGGCTTTGGTTCATGACCTTGATCTCTTAACTCCCATTAAAGCAGTGAATTATCAGATTGCACAGTGTAAACACTTGTAGCTTAAAGGTAGTTATATGCACATGACTGGTTGATAGTTGCGGGAGGGGGAATCAACTTTTGTGACAAAAATATTCCTGAAGTTGGTTAATGCGAAATGCTTTGGCAAGAGACTATTTATTACTTCACAAGGACTGTTGAAGGCTACTGAAAGACAGGATGTGGCTCTTAATCAAATAATGTGTTTATCTGAAATGGTGAAAAATCTTTATCAAGGACATAAATCAATGGGAATCCAACTGCCCTTGTGAACAAGGCAATGGCTTCACTATGTGAATATCATTTCTAGACCATACAAACATCTATTGTGATTCTTGTATGTTCTGTATATTAGCTGGTCTGTGTTGGGGTTAAGATTGGTTTTGTTGTCAGCCCTATATTATTTGCGAATCCATTTTGCAGTTTAGATAGTTTTGTTTGTGGAGATTATATTGTAGCATATTACAGATAATGATCATGTTGGATTTTATGATTGATCATGTCTTAGGGGCTGTAGCATTTAACATGGACTATGCACGTTGGCTTGAGGAACATCAACGATTGATCAGTGATCTAAGATCAGCTGTCAATTCTCATATGGGTGATAATGAATTACACGTCCTTGTTGATGCTGTAATGTCACATTATGATGAAATATTCCGGTTAAAGAGCATTGGCACAAAGGCCGATGTGTTTCACATGCTTTCAGGCATGTGGAAGACACCTGCTGAGAGATGTTTCATGTGGTTGGGTGGATTCAGATCTTCCGAGCTTCTCAAGGTAATTTGACCGGTTGAGGTTTTTGTTATGAGTTTACGACACTTATTTAGCAGCGGTTTAATTTTGTTTGAACAGACTTGGCTTTGTATGAACAGACTTGGCTTAAAGTATTTCCTTTGTTATAATTTAGATACTCGGGAACCACCTCGAACCCTTGACAGATCAACAATTAATGGGCATATGCAATCTGCAGCAGTCCTCCCAACAAGCTGAAGATGCATTATCTCAAGGAATGGAGGCTCTGCAACAATCACTTGTAGAAACAGTTTCATCTACC encodes:
- the LOC110631121 gene encoding transcription factor TGA2.3 isoform X2; translated protein: MCKCSMFSLKSGNVAVLSSNLQYDAVLNTSIGSAEIATTGTGCLDTGQYMYHKGTTIASSLGNAHCIENWGDSGMADNSQQTDTSTDVDTDDRNQLHGVQHGTVMVVDSMEKSKAKAGDQKTLRRLAQNREAARKSRLRKKAYVQQLESSRHRLAQLEQELQRARQQGIFVASGLSGDHGAGNGAVAFNMDYARWLEEHQRLISDLRSAVNSHMGDNELHVLVDAVMSHYDEIFRLKSIGTKADVFHMLSGMWKTPAERCFMWLGGFRSSELLKILGNHLEPLTDQQLMGICNLQQSSQQAEDALSQGMEALQQSLVETVSSTSLGPAGSGKVADYMGQMAIAMGKLATLENFIHQADLLRQQTLQQMNRILTTRQAARALLVISDYTSRLRALSSLWLARPRD
- the LOC110631121 gene encoding transcription factor TGA2.3 isoform X1 gives rise to the protein MQSFKHFPLPEMYCHSSFFLRGEDGSRNQTRFADLGELEQPAPAFHHDDAVDLSPSSMFSLKSGNVAVLSSNLQYDAVLNTSIGSAEIATTGTGCLDTGQYMYHKGTTIASSLGNAHCIENWGDSGMADNSQQTDTSTDVDTDDRNQLHGVQHGTVMVVDSMEKSKAKAGDQKTLRRLAQNREAARKSRLRKKAYVQQLESSRHRLAQLEQELQRARQQGIFVASGLSGDHGAGNGAVAFNMDYARWLEEHQRLISDLRSAVNSHMGDNELHVLVDAVMSHYDEIFRLKSIGTKADVFHMLSGMWKTPAERCFMWLGGFRSSELLKILGNHLEPLTDQQLMGICNLQQSSQQAEDALSQGMEALQQSLVETVSSTSLGPAGSGKVADYMGQMAIAMGKLATLENFIHQADLLRQQTLQQMNRILTTRQAARALLVISDYTSRLRALSSLWLARPRD